A single Klebsiella variicola DNA region contains:
- the dsdC gene encoding DNA-binding transcriptional regulator DsdC has protein sequence MDVLKTLGTRLLNGWQLSRLSTFEVAARHESFALAADELALTPSAVSHRINQLEEELGIQLFVRSHRKVELTREGKRVYWALKASLDGLNQEILDIKNQELSGSLTVYSRPSIAQCWLVPALGDFSRRYPAISLTVLTGNDNVNLQRAGIDLAIYFDDAPSSQLSHHFLMDEAIVPVCTPYYARQLQLTSNPASLRHCTLLHDRQAWSNDSGTDEWFSWAQQFGIELPQSSGIGFDRSDLAVIAAMNHVGVAMGRKRLVQKRLESGELIAPFGDMTLKCHQHYYVTTLPGRQWPKIDAFIEWLHSLT, from the coding sequence ATGGATGTGCTAAAAACCTTAGGTACCCGGTTGCTGAACGGCTGGCAGCTCTCCAGGCTGTCGACGTTTGAGGTGGCGGCGCGGCACGAGTCGTTCGCCCTTGCCGCCGACGAGCTGGCGCTCACCCCAAGCGCCGTCAGTCACCGGATTAATCAGCTGGAAGAGGAGCTGGGGATCCAGCTCTTTGTCCGCTCGCACCGCAAAGTGGAGCTGACGCGTGAAGGGAAGCGCGTTTACTGGGCGCTGAAGGCGTCGCTGGATGGTCTCAATCAGGAGATTCTGGACATCAAAAACCAGGAGCTCTCCGGCAGTCTGACGGTCTACTCGCGGCCCTCTATCGCCCAGTGCTGGCTGGTGCCGGCGCTGGGGGATTTCAGTCGCCGCTACCCGGCCATCTCGCTGACCGTGCTGACCGGCAACGATAACGTCAACCTGCAGCGGGCGGGTATCGATCTGGCAATCTATTTTGATGACGCGCCGTCGTCGCAGCTAAGCCACCATTTTCTGATGGATGAGGCGATCGTGCCGGTATGTACGCCGTATTACGCCCGCCAGCTGCAGTTAACGTCAAATCCTGCCAGTCTGCGCCACTGTACGCTGCTTCACGATCGCCAGGCATGGAGCAATGATTCCGGCACCGATGAATGGTTCAGTTGGGCACAACAATTTGGGATTGAACTGCCGCAATCGTCGGGCATTGGCTTCGATCGTTCTGATTTAGCGGTGATTGCGGCGATGAATCATGTCGGGGTAGCGATGGGGCGTAAACGGCTGGTGCAGAAGCGGCTGGAGAGTGGGGAGTTGATCGCCCCGTTCGGCGATATGACGCTGAAATGCCATCAGCATTATTACGTGACGACCCTGCCGGGCCGTCAGTGGCCGAAAATCGACGCCTTTATCGAGTGGCTGCATAGCCTGACCTGA
- the emrD gene encoding multidrug efflux MFS transporter EmrD: protein MKRHKNFNLLLMLVLLVAVGQMAQTIYIPAIADMAVALNVREGAVQSVMAAYLLTYGISQLFYGPLSDRVGRRPVILVGMSIFMLATLVAITTHSLPVLIAASAMQGMGTGVGGVMARTLPRDLYEGAQLRHANSLLNMGILVSPLIAPLLGGILDTLWSWRACYAFLLVLCAGVTFSMAKWMPETRPEGAPRTKLLASYKTLFGTGAFNCYLLMLIGGLAGIAVFEACSGVLMGAVLGLSSMAVSILFILPIPAAFFGAWFAGRPNKRFPTLMWQSVICCLLAGLMMWIPGLLGIMTVWTLLVPAALFFFGAGMLFPLATSGAMEPFPFLAGTAGALVGGLQNIGSGVLAWLSAMMPQTGQGSLGLLMMLMGLLILLCWLPLASRFTHHQQPV, encoded by the coding sequence ATGAAACGGCATAAGAACTTCAATTTGTTGTTGATGCTGGTACTGCTGGTGGCCGTCGGCCAGATGGCGCAGACCATTTATATTCCGGCCATCGCCGACATGGCGGTCGCGCTGAACGTCCGCGAAGGGGCGGTACAAAGCGTGATGGCGGCCTATCTGCTGACCTACGGTATTTCACAGCTGTTCTACGGCCCGCTCTCTGACCGCGTCGGTCGCCGCCCGGTGATCCTCGTCGGGATGTCGATTTTTATGCTGGCGACGCTGGTAGCTATTACCACCCATAGCCTGCCGGTGCTGATCGCCGCCAGCGCCATGCAGGGGATGGGCACCGGGGTCGGCGGCGTGATGGCGCGTACCCTGCCCCGCGACCTGTACGAAGGCGCTCAGCTGCGTCATGCCAATAGCCTGCTAAATATGGGTATTCTGGTCAGCCCGCTGATTGCCCCGCTGCTCGGCGGCATCCTCGACACCCTGTGGAGCTGGCGCGCCTGCTACGCTTTCCTGCTGGTCCTGTGCGCCGGGGTGACCTTCAGCATGGCGAAGTGGATGCCGGAAACGCGCCCGGAAGGGGCGCCGCGCACCAAACTTCTGGCCAGCTACAAAACGCTGTTCGGCACCGGCGCCTTTAACTGCTATCTGCTGATGCTGATCGGCGGCCTGGCGGGGATTGCGGTATTCGAAGCCTGCTCCGGGGTGCTGATGGGCGCGGTGCTCGGCCTGAGCAGCATGGCGGTGAGTATTCTGTTTATTCTGCCGATCCCGGCGGCGTTCTTCGGGGCGTGGTTTGCCGGCCGCCCCAACAAGCGTTTCCCGACCCTGATGTGGCAGTCGGTGATCTGCTGCCTGCTGGCGGGTCTGATGATGTGGATCCCAGGGCTGCTGGGCATCATGACCGTCTGGACCCTGCTGGTGCCTGCGGCGCTGTTCTTCTTCGGCGCCGGGATGTTGTTCCCGCTGGCCACCAGCGGCGCGATGGAGCCGTTCCCGTTCCTCGCCGGAACCGCCGGGGCGCTGGTGGGCGGCTTGCAGAATATCGGCTCCGGCGTGCTGGCCTGGCTGTCGGCGATGATGCCGCAAACCGGTCAGGGCAGCCTCGGCCTGCTGATGATGCTGATGGGCCTGTTGATTCTGCTGTGCTGGCTGCCGCTGGCCTCGCGCTTTACCCACCATCAGCAGCCGGTATAA
- a CDS encoding DMT family transporter, whose protein sequence is MTLTVFCILLFAALLHASWNAIVKASGDKMYAAIGVSGSAALIALVMLPFAPQPALASAPYLLASCALQVVYTVLVAKTYQVSDMSQTYPLMRGTAPLLVAAISVLFLGDRLSPLAWLGIGVICLAILAMAFNGRASSRKGIVLALINACFIAGYTLVDGTGVRLAGSALGYTLWTFFMNGFCLLCWAMVARRREASRYLRQHWKKGILGGIGTMGSYGLALWAMTQAPLAVVAALRETSILFGALIAFIVLKEQLMPLRIVAACGIAAGAILLRLA, encoded by the coding sequence ATGACCCTCACCGTATTCTGCATTTTGCTGTTCGCCGCCCTGCTGCACGCCAGCTGGAACGCTATCGTCAAAGCCAGCGGCGATAAAATGTACGCGGCGATCGGCGTCAGCGGCTCGGCCGCGCTGATCGCCCTGGTGATGCTCCCCTTTGCCCCGCAGCCCGCGCTTGCCAGCGCCCCCTATCTGCTGGCGTCGTGCGCGTTACAGGTGGTGTATACGGTGCTGGTGGCGAAGACCTACCAGGTATCGGATATGAGCCAGACCTATCCGCTGATGCGCGGCACTGCGCCGCTGCTGGTGGCGGCGATAAGCGTGCTGTTCCTCGGCGATCGTCTGTCGCCGCTGGCCTGGCTGGGTATCGGCGTCATCTGCCTGGCGATTCTGGCGATGGCCTTTAACGGCCGCGCCAGCTCGCGCAAAGGCATCGTGCTGGCGCTGATCAACGCCTGCTTTATCGCCGGTTATACGCTGGTGGACGGCACCGGCGTCCGGCTGGCGGGCTCGGCGCTGGGCTACACCCTGTGGACCTTTTTTATGAACGGCTTCTGCCTGCTGTGCTGGGCGATGGTGGCGCGACGGCGTGAGGCCAGTCGTTATTTACGTCAGCACTGGAAAAAAGGCATCCTCGGCGGGATCGGCACCATGGGCTCCTACGGCCTGGCGCTATGGGCGATGACCCAGGCCCCGCTGGCGGTGGTCGCCGCGCTGCGTGAAACCTCCATTCTCTTCGGCGCGCTGATCGCCTTTATCGTCCTGAAAGAGCAACTGATGCCGCTGCGCATCGTGGCCGCCTGCGGGATTGCCGCCGGGGCGATCCTCCTGCGCCTGGCGTAG
- a CDS encoding GNAT family N-acetyltransferase: protein MPPLLIAATTPDAPGFAALRIESLEQHFNMLRRLAENWQSGKNRFNAPGETLLGAFVNHQLVGVCGINSDPFSPQPRAGRIRHLYISERYRRRGIGQQLLVSVITHSSAWFDFLNTHAPAQAWPFYERLGFRPVYDEPRVTHRLFCSL, encoded by the coding sequence ATGCCACCCCTGTTAATTGCCGCCACGACGCCGGATGCCCCGGGGTTCGCGGCGCTACGAATTGAAAGCCTTGAACAGCATTTCAATATGCTGCGCCGCCTGGCGGAAAACTGGCAGAGCGGCAAAAACCGCTTTAACGCGCCGGGCGAAACGCTGCTGGGCGCCTTCGTCAACCACCAGCTGGTAGGGGTATGCGGCATCAATAGCGATCCCTTCAGTCCGCAGCCGCGGGCCGGGCGCATTCGCCACCTCTACATCAGCGAACGCTACCGTCGCCGGGGCATCGGCCAGCAGCTGCTGGTCTCGGTTATCACCCACTCCAGCGCCTGGTTCGACTTTCTCAACACCCATGCCCCGGCGCAGGCCTGGCCCTTTTATGAAAGGCTTGGTTTTCGCCCGGTGTACGATGAACCGCGGGTGACGCATCGCCTGTTTTGTTCGCTTTAA
- the tisB gene encoding type I toxin-antitoxin system toxin TisB → MCSLTTGDARMGGMDIIILILKLMVAVLQLLDAVLKQFR, encoded by the coding sequence TTGTGCTCCTTAACCACAGGAGACGCGCGTATGGGCGGAATGGATATTATTATTTTGATCCTGAAACTCATGGTTGCTGTGTTGCAACTACTTGATGCAGTCCTGAAACAGTTCCGCTGA
- the ivbL gene encoding ilvB operon leader peptide IvbL codes for MNATLIASTLLKTAPAAVVVVSVVVVVGNAP; via the coding sequence ATGAACGCAACCCTGATCGCTTCGACCCTACTAAAAACCGCGCCAGCCGCGGTGGTCGTCGTGTCTGTGGTGGTCGTCGTCGGCAATGCGCCGTAG